From Triticum aestivum cultivar Chinese Spring chromosome 7B, IWGSC CS RefSeq v2.1, whole genome shotgun sequence:
ACGGAATATATCACTTGTTTTACTGGAGCAATGTCCAACATAATGTAAATCAAGGGAAGACAATGAAAACGTGCAGGTACAGGTGCAGACTTAGGATCAATCGCCCCCAAAGTGATATGATGCAACTACTACATAAGTGGCATACTACCTTGTTGTAGCTAGCTTTTGTTATACTAAACTATAGACGATATTAGTTAGTATCAAATATATGTTCATTTAGAAACCTTAAAGTATAGCATAAATTGTTTTTATTGTCGCGGTAATCATTTATGTGACTGCATGTGTTCGTAGAGCATGAGATGGCCAAAGTTAGCATGCATCTGAGCGAGTGCTGGCATCTGCCATCACATACGCCTTGCTTGTTGTCCGTTCAAATTGTGGAACCCCATGACATTATTAGCATAATAATAAATCAGTTACTACTCATAATTGTAGCATGATGGAAAATCAAGACATCTTTGCATATTCTGTGCATATTAGGCGGCTCAAATGTGGCACGAGTCGCCCCTCATGAATGTCTACAGAAAGGTGAAGACAATCATATAGCCATGTCCATATGTGTATATTCTAATGTTGCCAAATGGGAAGAAAGaaaccaaaaagaaatatgaaacatTGTAGTCAAATGTAGGACGCCAACTATGCTGACAAGAAAAATAGAGGAACAAACCCTAGTACATGAACACTGCAAACTTGGAAGAAGAATTTAAGGCTACACAGAGCATGAATCCTAGAGCAAATTGACTATAGTTGATCAAAATCTCCAGTAAAATCACTCTACTTTATCAAAGTAAATAAGTTTACTGCCATCCAGTATTCAGATAATAAAGATGACAACGACACCATGACATCATAAAGATGACTATAACATAACAAAGAATAACACATGTCATAAATAGCATAATGCTTAGCAACATCTAGGCTGCAGTACATAACACTACAGGCCCACGGGGCCATCAATGATAACACAATTGACATCAAATGATCATACGTGACACTAATAGAaacaaacaaaggtttccaaagcAAAAGATGTGACACATGACCACTTGGCATGAGTGGCCATATAAAAAACAATGAGCATAATTGGTTTggtgccaaaaattggcatgccaTGTTTCGCATTGTGCCAAATATTGGCTACTTAATTGGTTACCGAGTTGTCTTGTCTATCTCACATATAGTTGACAATTGTTGGCAAGTCTTGGTGTTGCCAATATTTAGCAATGCCAACATTTGACTAGCCAAGTATCGATAATCCTACATCTACTTACGCTGCTACGAAGACTTAGGTAACCTGCCTACCTATAATCTtcttctccctcccccccccccccccccccccgattttcaGGGGATGGGGCCCCTCCCACCTAATGATCCACTAATAATGCTCCACGTTGTTATTTACGTAAAGCACGTAACAAGTGTTAGGTAGGTCTAGCATTGCCCGCCAAGTATTGGCAGCAAACTAATCATGCTGAATCAGGGACGGATTCAAGGGGGGACGAGGGGGGGCGAGACCCCCCCGACGATCGTGTCGCCCCTTAACAGCGAGCAGTTGTTCGCTATTTTTTCTCGCCGTATAACTGTCCGTGGCttgcttcgccccccccccccccccccccccccccccccttagccCATCTACTGTTTTACAAGCAGCGGTTGCATGCAAAAGGCCCAGTCCCCGGAAAGTAAAAAAGGGGCGCAGCCCATCACGGAAGCAAAGGGGTCAGGACTCGCTTCGTTTCCAATTTTCTTCTGCCCTCGcctgccgccggccgccggccgcaTGCTAGTCTATCGAATATCTCCGTCAAGAAGGGAAGGGGACATGCAAGCGCCGCCATGTTGATCCATCTCGTGTTCTAGCCGGCCGGCCGCTTGGATGAGTGACCAAACGATGAAAAAGGTCAGTTTATTTTTGCATTAGATTAGTTTGTGTCTTCCAAACTGTAGAAGTGTAATACTAGAACTACAGACATTAACAACTAGCTACTCCGGATGAGTGACCCCCTAGTCCAGCAGAAAAAATCGATCTTTGATACTTCTGCTTAAAAATCACTGAATTAAAAATTTGTGTGATTTTTGTTCCTATTGTGGAACAATGGACATACGTAGACTATCTAGGGGTATGTTTGGATCGGTGTTATTATTATGGAACAACGGACATATGTAGATTATCTAGGGCTATGTTTGGATTACAGCCCCGAAGTGCCTGAGCAAATATTTTTGCGTTGACGATAGTGGTATCCTCCATTTGGAAACGAGATCCAATTATTTGGCTCGCCCAAGCCCCATCACCTGTTTCCATTTGTTACATAGCCATTTCTTTGCCTAGACCATTGCAGTCCTTTCCTCCGCATAAATGTTGGCCTGCCGTTGGTTGCCATGGTGACCATAGGCAcaatccaaacaaaccccaaatcTTCCAATGTTTACTAGGTTATTATGTGACTATCTATCTTATCATTTTGAGATGCTTCTAGTTCTTGCCCCCCCTATCTTTATTTTCTCGCTCCGTCCCTGTGCTGAATGAACAAATGATGTGACACATATATACGGTACATCCGAAATAAAGTAACCCTGGTAATATTGCACTAATCTCCTCTCATGTAGTGAAACATGAAAATATCGATCATTATCTTTTCTATCTGGACGAGCAGTAGATGAACTGCAACAGGTTGAGCACGCTCAGAGCCGCCATGAACCAGAAGAAGTAGTCCAGATGGCCTTCGTCGAGGTTGTCCGGGATCCACCCCGTGGTCGACACAACGGCGCCGAGCAGGGCGGAGTTGAGGTAGTTCCCGCCAGCGACGGCGAGCTGCGCGAGTGCCACACCCAGGCTCTTCATGGACTCCGGGGACTGGTCGTAGAAGAACTCGAGCATGCCGATGCTGGTGAACACCTCGGCCGCGCCCAACACGAAGTAGCACGGAGCCAGCCACATGATGCTCGTCGAGGTCGCCGACAGCCGCCTAGTCTCGACCGACGCGGCGTACGCCATGGCGGCCGCGGACAGAGCAAGGCCGACGCCGATCCGCTGCAGCTGCGTGAAGCCCCTGTCCTGACCGGTGACGCGCCGCGCGAGCGGCACCAGCACGGCGTCGTAGATGGGAACCCAGACGAGGACGCTAACGATGTCAAAGGTGGAGAGCGACGCCGGCGGCACGACAAAGGTGCCGACGCGGTTGTCCATGGCCATGCCCAGCTCGATCATCGTCGACGACATTTGCGCGGTGACCGCGAAGAAGACCAACGTCGACGCCCAGACGGGGGACATCCGCAACAGCATCTTCAACTCCTCCACCTGCGACACCGTGCAGAGCCGCCACGGgcccttcttctccggcgacggcatCACGATGGCAGCCTTGTCAAAGAACCTGAATTGACTGGTATGCTCAGCCCTGTCATGTTCGTGCAGGGTCGAGGTATCATCGGGGAGCTCGAGACGGCAATTCCTTGCGGCTGCGACAACCACCTGGGAGACCCTCGTCAGCGGGCTACCTCCCACTCCCAGTGGCTTGTACCTGTATATCTTCCCGCCGGCAACGAATACGGCGAGGCCAAACCCGATGAGCACTGTCGGGATCGCGAGCCCGACGGTCCACCCGATGTTGTCCTGCACCCAGACGAGCAACGTCGCCGACAGCAGCGAGCCGATGTTGATGGAGAAGTAGTACCAGTTGAAGAAGGATCCCTTGGCCACCCGCTCCGCCGGGTCGGCAACGTCGAACTGGTCGGCGCCCAGGGCCGTGGCGCAGGGCTTGATGCCGCCGGTGCCGAGGGCGACAAGGTAGAGCCCCAGGTAGACGGCGGCACGATGGACACCGCTGCTCTCGTCGGAAAAACGAGGCAGGATCAACGGAAGCGCCGTTGATGATGTCATGATGAGCATCCCCTAGCACAAAGACAATTTTTTTTCAGAGACACTGCACATCCTCGATGAAGTTTTTTCAGAAATGTCAGTAAATTCAGAAACGTTGCGGATTAAACTGATCGGATGGTATTTTGGTTGTCTCACTTACAAAGATGTAAACAGAGAGGAAGATTGCAATTGTCGAGTATCGTCCCCAATAAGAATCGGCCAAGAAAGCTCCGATGACGGGCGTGATGAAGCAGCTGCCGACCCAGGTGGACACGTTCCTCGCGGCGTCGACGTTGCTCTCGTGGAGCACCGTCGTGAGGTAGGTGACCAGGTTCTTCGAGACGGCGAAGAAGCACAAGCATTCGCTGAATTCGGCACCTGAGTGATACAGGTTACTTTAGAAGAAAGGCGCAAGAAGCATATATTCTTGTAAACTGTGCGCAATACCGAGGATGAAGACGCATGCTCTCCAGTTGCCGGTGCTCTGCTTGAGGGCAGGCTGTGTGTAGATATCAACTGTTCCATCGCTTGTGTATCTTGAACACTCGTCCTGAACAACAATGCAGAGACTGAATGTGTTTACCCAAttctcgaaataggctttcgcaCCGCTTTATAAATAAATGTGATTACCCAATTTCACACTATAGGATGGCATCTAAACAGCAGGGATGATGGTTGGGCAGAGGAATATCTGTCACCTGTGGCTGTGGAGGCAGGCGACGGTTGTTCAGCAGTGTCCGCTCCTCATCTGCTACTTCCATGTGAAATTTTTCTTGCAAGTTCCAGCGAAGAATTCTGTGCTCGCCGATCTATCATGAACTCGCTATATAGAGATCCTATGGTGCAGACTGACGGGACAGCACAGGGAAAAAACCTAATCAggataagcaaaaacaaaaactgTTTGTAATTGTCTACACGTTTTTTTCTGCCGGCAACATAACCAGCGACAGGACTCGCATAACTTCTAGCACAACTTTGCGTTGGTTACCATTTGATGACTTCACAACACAATCCAGGCACTGGATGCGTTTTTCTGTGCAAGAAATACATATTACCCTTAATTGGGTTGGTGACACGAAGGGTGAACAATTGAATACAGCAGGAGAAGAAGCTgacttttcctcttcttctttccgTGTTGAGCTGGAGTAATTTGGGAAAGGTGCGCTGGCGTACGCAAGGGGGTTTCTTCTACTAATGGACTATCATAGTGTCTTCAGACTGCGATTTCCTGCTTGGACTTTCAGGTTCATACAGTAATATTATGCAACAACAGTTCTGTGCCGAACGAAGCTCGAGTTTGAGTCGTTTCCATAACAAAAACCAGTGGCGAGACAAAGGTACACAAATTTTCAAAcaaattgagagagagagagagagagagagagagagagagagagagagagagagagacctgatGAGTGAGGCTGAGCCCTGCTCTTCCCTCTCCTCGCGGAGGAAGACGAATGCGGCAGCAGATTCCTACCTCCTGCGCGCTTTAAAGGAGGAGGAGCAACTTTCTATCTCCAACCTAAACTAATTTAAGCTAGCGTACAACCTGCAGAAAGGAACAAGCGCCCGGGAGATATAGCCGTCAGCCCATCATCACTCACCACTCACTGTACTGTGCACATACCCACCCGTCGCTTTCTAACAGTTCTCTGACCAATTATTTCATTTCCGCTTGCCGTAAAGACACCgaaaagagaaggggaaaaaaATCTGCCCGGCGTGCCAGATTGGCCTGAAACATCGAACCTCTCGTTCTGCACCGAGATGTGTGCCGTGATGAGCATTGTGGTGGGGTATTTCAGATTAGCTCAGTCGATGGACAGTTATTCTCTGTAGCCATGCATTGTGGTGAGGGTCCCTGACAACGGTGTCTCTACTGCGGCCTTAATTCTGTGCAGAATGCTAGAGACCTGAGTAGTAATGAGGTTGTCGGGCAGTGAAGTCCGTAGCCGTTAATCTGAGGACGAGGCATGTGTGCGGCTGAACCGGTACAAGCTTTCCCATGGCGAGAAAGCGTTcaagttagagcatctccactcgcacCCCCAACATGCCCCAAGGCTCTTTTTTTAGGGTCGGTGTTGAAAAATCGGCCTAGTTGCGTCCCAGTGTCTTGTTTATCATCGGTTTGGGTCAAAATAACAGCCGGCAAACCTGAGTCGAATCCAAGCCCCTGGGGTCGCCTAGGGGCACCGGCCGAAGCGAAAAGGCGCGTGGGTCTGCTATGTCGGCGAGAGACGGCCCTTTTTCCCGACGAACCCCCGCTTCCTCCTCCCTTTCCCTCCATTCTCCCCTTCTGCCCCTCTTCTcccgccattctcctccatctcccCTCATCTGGCCGCCATGCCGCCAAAGAAGTATACGACCCCTCGCGCCGCTGCCGGCACCGAcgccacccagccgaagcagaggaagtcgAGGGCGCCGCCGGCAAAACCACCGGGCATGTCCAACGCCGATTGGAAGGCGAAGGTTCAGTgccgggaggctgtcaccaccAATCAGCGGAACAGGCTCAACACCAAGAGGGCCCGGGACGCGGCCGCGTCGGCGGCGGCCGGGCAGGTAGAGGCGGCTCGCGCGGTGGAGCAGGCAGAGGTgtctcgcgcggggatgatgaatccacccggcggcCACGGCCCGCAAGCCTGGAGCCAGCAGAGCATCGGGTCGCCATAGCCCTGGGGGTGCTCGCCCTCGCctggctacgccaacggcgacgcgcacggcgggttcaaccccaacatcacctttccgCATGGACACCCTGCCTAGCGCACGCCCTCACCCGCGTTCGCCGGCATTAGCGCGGCTCGAAGTCCATGGCGAACCATTGGGCGCTCATCCaaacggcgtgcaacaaatggcatgggatcgtcgaggagctCGCGGCTCGCCTGGAAAGCGGCGCCAATATCGAGGGTCAGGTATGCACCGATGCCCGTTCTCGCTCCTTCTCGCCGTGCGCGTTGCCGACGACACTTGTTCTTCGACGCAGATGGTTGGGATGTTCGCCATGGACCGCCTAGACAGCAGCACCGACcaagagttcaagtacctccacgtgttctcccggatcgagaagtgcgagaagtgggGGGACGTTCGGCGCACCCTCGCCAGGGCCAAGGAGACTTACAAGCCGGACGCCCCAATGCAGGGCGCGTATGATGGGCACCCAGACGGCAACAAACGAGCCAAGACGGCAAAGGACGCCACCCCGACTACCGCGCGGCTGCAAGCGTCCATCGAGTAGTGCATCGTCGATGCCAAGAACCATGCCGCCCAGAGGGAAGAGAAATCCGAGGCGttgtggtcggcgttgatgacgaacaGTGTCGTCAAGCTCTACCTACTCCGGACCAACATTGCCGCAAAGAAGAGGAACGCAAACTTGGCATTCCTGATGGGGGCGGACATGTCGACGATGGATGAGCAGGTCAAGGCatggtacctgatacgtctccaacgtatctataatttttgattgctccatgctactttatctactgttttggactatattgggctttattatccacttttatatttttttaggactaacctattaacagtaTTGGGGCCGACACCTGAGGGCGTGGCTGGGAACTAGATTGCCCCCAACGACAAAAAGCGCCGGCCAAAGGGTCAAAATAGCGTCGGCCAGTGCGCTTGGGGGacgaacgagtggagatgctcttagggaaACGATACGTGCGTGTCGGCCCGACCGGCCGAAGCTTCCGTCGTTACACGCGCCACTCGATCGCGTAGCGATCCATCGCACACACGTCTCCCGATCCACGTGTCTTGTTGTTGGTTTTTCCTCCttggcccacaacatagccttggCCAATCACGACCGCTCGCTGTCTTTTCCCCAGCTTTCATAAGTTGTAAAACTATGACCGTGGCGTGCGTGGCATGAAGTCTATCATGAGTAGAACATATACTATACTCGGCTCCGTCCAGCATAATCGTCAACAGTGACTCAAGTATCCGATCTATAATATGCTTATGCATGTGTGCGTTAAAAACATACCAATGAGGATTTCAGACTCACTGGAAATGACTTTTTATTTTGTTGCTCCACTAATCACCACAATCCTTGCActtcatttacttttatgttattttgtttCAAGTTACAACACTACTCAACAATCATTTATATTCGCCCTCACTCTACTTTAAGTATACAATTATTTGCAGGAACAAAAatacataattctctacaagagcCAAAAGTATGATTCCTGTTCTCTCtgtgggatcgatactcttacttcAAAAAAGCTACAACTAAACCCTTTGCACTTGCAGACCATCAATAACATGAAGGTTTGCACGAATTTCCTCAACCTatatggttcagctgcaagtttgaCTGAAGTCTCTATATCTCATGTAGAGTCTTTCGTCTTAGTCATGGTAGTAAATTCTAGAATCACTTCTAGCGTTTCTTTTTTTTGACCTGATCACGAAGATTCTGCAATCTTGtcgagttgcactgtcctcccaatcactcttttgcagaaaacattttattcaaaaattTTGCACTCTGCGACAAAACACTTTGCCTCGGCGTAGTGATAGAGGAATACCTAACCATTTGGGATAACATACAAAGTAGGAATTATTTTAACAAATTTGATGAcactcttttcagtgtaaaagccatagtctctaaagcatcacattAAAAAATATATTTGCAGAATAATTAATATCATCTCTGATCTCACCATGGCATACATACATTGATCACATCCACTCGTAATAATGATATGGGAAGTGCAAGCTGTAAAATTATTTTACAGCTCGCCAGGCATTTGTTaaatttgtaactcaaatattcttttctacaattttcttgttacaataatttcTTCTTCATTCTAGAAATCTTTTGAAACATTTAAAAAAATCCAGTTTTATGACTAAATTAGTAAATATAAATAACTACTTGAGTCATActtgaagatagataaatccactgcTTGCAACAACACTTTATTGGACTACAAACATCAATATGCATACTTCCAATTATTTTGCTACTCGTTCTTCATGACCTATGAACAGTATTTTAGTTTACTTCACTATTTGgacgaaagttgcaagtgtcagatgattcaaaatcataTGACTCCAAAATCCTTCATTATGGAATTTCTCCATgcaggtttctccaatgtgactaaatgCGGTGCCACAtatgtgtggtattcttttagtcttgcgacatttagcgtcagtgttatagATGTTCAATTCGAGCATCAATATTCATAATTACACCCTACTCACAATAGGAGTATGACCCTTTTGTTCATTACACCGGCAAagactccaacatcgaaaacacaATAGAAGATACATATGAAATCCGGTTTCAATGAACTTGAGCTAGTCATGAAGATAACAACAAGCTCTAAAACTCTCatagagaaaaagccaaacaagaaacaaaaaagatgatgccaaggatgcaaagttttgagctctctacgaatgatacgaacAAGCTACTCACTAGAGAGGCCCCATGATAGTATGGATATCTATCCTATAACCAAATCTCCCAACTACTATCATTAGACCAGTAagatagaaaacctatcaaggataTACCTTTGCCTTGCGCGTAtttcacttgagctagatgatgacgatcttgaccttCTCAatttggaccacctttcttgattgcgttggctcgatgaagactagtaaaTTGCTCCCCATACTCAACTATGGGTGAGACTCTCTTAGGCACATACTCCCTTGTACATTATCACTACAATGGACGGCGAGCTTCAAGCATGTGATCTCTTCATGGTGCTTCACTTGAACTTGACAACACAACCTTGATGACggtcaccacttgatgtcatcctccatgggtcaTATGAGATCTTCCTTTTGATGtaagcccatggaaacataccaaAATCCACAAAGAGacctcacatagaccatgggttagcacacaaagcgtaatggaaaATACTTACCATACCATAAGATAACTTGATCccactcggtacatcttctacgctttatTTGTGAATCAACCTGAATTCACTctttgtacttagtcttgatcaaccatgtATCATATCTTCACTTTTTAtaaagatgatgtcttgaaggtaaacatgaatgttcacacaatTTTCTTCTGCAATACATGCTTGCAATAGGCTCaattctcacatgaccaatctttggataactcCTTCAATAGCACCTTCGTCAACACATAATCtccttcttataaccttgaaaccAATGAATGGTCTTAAAGCAATGCCTATGGACGAactcttcaaatataactcaaggaaacaACTACTCCATAGGGATTGTCCTCATTTACCAAAACCAAACCTGGGGCACCATGCTCTTTCAGATGGCACGGCAGGTGGGATGGCGTTCGAACCATGCATAGAGGAGGAACATGAGGGAGGGGTGGCGAGCGGGCTAGCAGCAAGCGGTGCAGTTGGCTGGCTGTTACGAGGAGGCGTCGATGGGGGGCTGTCGGGTGCATGCATATCGAGCGCATGCATAGAGGGTCCATGCATGGTGGGTCGGGTGGGCGTATGTAGAGTCTCGGGTGGGTCAAAAAAATTGGTGTGCCGTGGTAGTGTAGGTGATGGGGGTGGTGCATAGTGGAAAGAGGACTAGTCAAAAACAACATATGACGAGAGATGATGATCGACATAGAGTGAGTGCCGCCTCGGCTTCCATAGCTCTCCGCACGAAGGTGAAGCCGCAAATCCTTGCCCTCATCGATTTTCACTAGATAAATAGGCCTAATAAAAAGGGATACACATATATTTTCTTATGAGCTTgttgggtggggtggggtggggttggGGGGCATTCACGCAGGTGCTTCCAAGGAGGCCTTCTCTGGCGGCAAAGAGGGGTGATGGTGGTGACGACGCGAGCCAATGCCCGGGTCGCCTCGAGCGgagcttcgggggggggggggagcagagTGAGCTAGTTTTCTCAACAAGTTGCATTGGATCCAAGATGTCCAATTTCAGTTGGACTAGAGAACCTCGCAAAGTCATTTTTAACAGCAACGGTATGTACCAGTGCTAAATCCACCCTTGTATTCTTGGAGATTGGTGCACACTCTCTACATCATACTAGTATTCCTTTGTATTCTGTTGAACAACATTGTATATGAAATGTCTTGTTAGCTCTTGTCATCACTTTTTGTCAGTAAAAATATGTACGGTGCATGCATGACACAGACATactctcctccctctggcgcccaTAACAAAGGTAGGATTTAAGTTTCTTTTGACATTTTCAATTGTTTTATATCTCTGAAACCAAAATTAAGTATGTGACCATTTTATATATTTGATCTCCGGGTGTGAAGACCTTTAAAACAAGATCAATCTTGGATacatttcaaataagttcaatttTTAACATTTTAATTAACTTATTTCACTCAATATATTTTGCGTGAAACTTCTTATTTCACTATTTGAAACCGATATCTGTGAAATACAACCGTTATTTCAGTGTTTGAGAATGATATGCATGAAATCTATATTTTGTGAGTAAGTGTAATGTGTTTTCTAGAACTAGTGAAATCGGTGAAATATATCTTTTGTAAATGAGTGAAATAGTTTACTGATATTAGTGGAATTAGTGTAACTCAGAAAAAGAGTGAAAATAGttgtttgaaatgagtgaaatatgtttttaTAAATGTGTGAAATCTATTATTTTGTATAATTAAATCATATATTGAAATGAAAGAAATATATCTTTTGTACTTGAGTGTAATGTCTTTCCTAAATGGAGTGAAATGTATCTTTTAGAAATATGTTTTTGGCATTGAGTGAAATCAATTTTGAAATATGTTTTCTTAATTGAGTGAAATATATATGTTTTCTCAACTAAGTGAAATTATTTTTCTGAACTCAGTGACATTGGTTTCTTCAGCTGAGTGAAAATTGGTTTTTTGAAGATAAAGaaataagtttttttttcaaatattgaaATCAGCTTTCTCAAATGAATGAAACTATTTTTAAGCGACTAAAACCTACGTTTTCTCAACTTAGTGAAATATGTTTCCTCAACTGAGTGAAATTATTTTTTCTAAAATGAGTGACATCAGTTTCTTCAGATGAGTGAAATTGGTTTTTTGAACATAAAGAAATGTTTTTTAATGATTGAAATCAGCTTTCTGAAATGACCAAAATCTGTGTTTTCTAATGTGTGAAATAGACACTTTACAACGAGTAAAATCAAAATTTTAAATGAGTGAAATCTTTTATTCGTAATGTGAAACTAATTGAAATAGTAAAAATTCAAACTAGCCAAAATGTATCCAAAACCGATCTTGTTTTAAAGGTCTTATCATTCTAAATTCAATATACAAAAAATTCACATATGAAAATTTGGTTCATAAGATATTAACCATTCAAAATATGACCAGGACATAAAATCAACTATTTTGTTTGGGGAGAGAGAAGCATGCGCCACCCTTTTgttctcactcactctctctcatAGCTAAAGCTGCcacaaactgacatgcacaagtgtATTTCTTCCTACACTGCTCGTATTGCATAGAAAATTACTTTTACTTTATACACAAGAAGTTGGCACGAATCTCAGAGAAAGCAAGTGCACGGTGGATTCTCCACCGCTAGATCCCGGTTCCGTTAGGAAAACAATTTCGTAGAAGCTATCGTGTAAAAGTACTATTTGCCTAGCCCAGCGTTAAAATGCATATTTTGGTTTATACTCCAAGATAATTAGCCTTCAATGATTCCGAAATAAGACGAGCGCGACAAAGGGGCTGCAAGTCAGTCGAAACCCGGCGCGACGTGCAGCAAGTAAGCGAAGCAGCAGTGGCCGGTTTTTGGTTTTGCAGAAGGCAATGCAACACTAGTAATCAGAGGAACGGCTTGGCGACCGGCGATGGTAGGCTGACAATGGACGCAGCAGCAGTGGCCGGTTTTTGGTTTTGCAGAAGGCGAGGTGGCGGCAGGTGCAGCGTTCGGGGAGTGGAACTACTCCCACGGCTACGACGAGCCGGCAGCCGAGCGCTACGCCAAGGAGCCGGAGGACAGCGACGTGTGGTTCAAGTACTCGTCGCCTCCGCCCAAGCCGGCACCCAAGAAGACGAGGAGTGACGTGGCTCGGCAGAAGCAGGGGAGGCGCGCGCAGGTGTTGGAAGGCGGCTACCTGGCGCGCGCCACGTCCAGAGCCGCCTCCGCGTCCAGGGTGGTGCAGCCGGTCGAGGAGGACCTGTACCAGGTGCCTCCGCCGGAGCTCGCCTCCCGCCATTAATTATCGACCAAGACGGGTACGTACAAACTCGAAAT
This genomic window contains:
- the LOC123161346 gene encoding protein NRT1/ PTR FAMILY 8.3 — translated: MEVADEERTLLNNRRLPPQPQDECSRYTSDGTVDIYTQPALKQSTGNWRACVFILGAEFSECLCFFAVSKNLVTYLTTVLHESNVDAARNVSTWVGSCFITPVIGAFLADSYWGRYSTIAIFLSVYIFGMLIMTSSTALPLILPRFSDESSGVHRAAVYLGLYLVALGTGGIKPCATALGADQFDVADPAERVAKGSFFNWYYFSINIGSLLSATLLVWVQDNIGWTVGLAIPTVLIGFGLAVFVAGGKIYRYKPLGVGGSPLTRVSQVVVAAARNCRLELPDDTSTLHEHDRAEHTSQFRFFDKAAIVMPSPEKKGPWRLCTVSQVEELKMLLRMSPVWASTLVFFAVTAQMSSTMIELGMAMDNRVGTFVVPPASLSTFDIVSVLVWVPIYDAVLVPLARRVTGQDRGFTQLQRIGVGLALSAAAMAYAASVETRRLSATSTSIMWLAPCYFVLGAAEVFTSIGMLEFFYDQSPESMKSLGVALAQLAVAGGNYLNSALLGAVVSTTGWIPDNLDEGHLDYFFWFMAALSVLNLLQFIYCSSR